One window of the Triticum dicoccoides isolate Atlit2015 ecotype Zavitan chromosome 3B, WEW_v2.0, whole genome shotgun sequence genome contains the following:
- the LOC119274298 gene encoding fatty acyl-CoA reductase 1-like — MIGEMDADSVVGYFRGKSIFITGSTGFLGKVLVEKILRVQPDVKKLYLLIRAPDAESAKLRIQTEIIGREIFHVLKEKHGVQFNNFIEEKICPLLGDIIYENFGLDNAQLEELSKDIDVIVNGAATTNFFERYDVAFDVNVLGVKHVCTFAAKCPKLKMLLHVSTAYVAGEQEGIIPEKPILMGETLKVGTHLDIESELILVKETIRELKASCSTEKAGRKTMKELGLKRARHFGWPNTYVFTKAMGEMIMGNLPIDFPVVIIRPSIITSTLKEPLPGWMEGIKTIDSVVIGYAKQTLPFFLVNLDLIMDVIPGDMVVNAMMVATAAHSHDQQVQVIYHVTSSMRNPAPYSILWKSLFQYFNDNPPCTGRNGERIRLKKMRFFNTVMWFKLYMTVKYMLPLEMLRLVNIALCGVFSQRYNELNRKFRFMMQLSELYAPYTLFKGCFDDINLDKLRMGMNKDNQNNNGAYYFDFDPKYIDWGDYFYNVHIPGVLKYTRD; from the exons ATGATCGGTGAAATGGATGCGGACAGTGTTGTAGGATATTTCAGGGGCAAGAGTATCTTCATCACTGGTTCAACTGGCTTCCTAGGCAAAG TGCTTGTGGAGAAGATACTGAGGGTTCAGCCTGATGTGAAGAAGCTCTATCTCTTGATTCGGGCCCCTGATGCTGAATCTGCGAAGCTTCGGATTCAGACCGAG ATCATAGGCCGGGAGATCTTTCATGTGCTAAAAGAAAAACATGGTGTGCAGTTCAATAATTTCATTGAAGAAAAGATATGTCCTTTACTGGGAGATATCATTTATGAAAACTTTGGACTAGACAATGCCCAGCTCGAGGAATTGTCCAAGGACATAGATGTCATTGTCAATGGAGCTGCGACTACAAATTTCTTTGAAAG ATATGATGTAGCTTTCGATGTCAATGTCTTGGGAGTGAAGCACGTCTGCACATTTGCAGCGAAATGTCCTAAGCTCAAGATGTTGCTTCATGTTTCAACTG CGTATGTAGCTGGTGAACAAGAGGGGATAATACCAGAGAAGCCGATCTTGATGGGCGAGACCTTAAAGGTGGGCACACATCTGGACATCGAGTCCGAGTTAATTTTAGTCAAGGAGACCATTCGAGAACTAAAAGCTAGTTGTTCCACGGAGAAGGCTGGAAGGAAAACCATGAAGGAGCTTGGCCTCAAGAG GGCACGACACTTCGGGTGGCCAAACACCTATGTCTTCACCAAGGCAATGGGGGAGATGATTATGGGGAACCTACCAATAGACTTTCCGGTTGTCATCATCCGCCCGAGCATTATAACCAGCACCCTCAAAGAGCCATTGCCTGGATGGATGGAAGGAATCAA GACAATTGACTCGGTGGTCATCGGATACGCCAAGCAGACCTTGCCCTTCTTCCTAGTCAACCTAGACTTAATAATGGATGTG ATTCCAGGGGACATGGTGGTCAATGCTATGATGGTTGCCACGGCAGCACACTCACATGACCAGCAGGTGCAAGTCATCTACCATGTAACCTCTTCGATGCGGAACCCGGCACCTTATTCCATCCTTTGGAAGTCTCTCTTTCAATACTTCAATGACAACCCCCCATGCACGGGAAGGAATGGTGAGCGTATTCGGCTGAAGAAGATGCGGTTCTTCAACACTGTCATGTGGTTCAAGCTATACATGACCGTCAAGTACATGCTTCCCCTCGAG ATGCTTCGCCTAGTGAACATTGCACTTTGTGGTGTTTTCTCACAGAGATACAACGAACTCAACAGAAAATTCAGATTCATGATGCAATTGAGCGAATTATATGCACCCTACACCTTGTTCAAAGGGTG CTTCGATGACATCAACTTGGATAAGCTCAGGATGGGAATGAACAAGGACAATCAAAATAACAATGGGGCCTATTACTTTGATTTTGATCCCAAGTACATTGACTGGGGCGATTATTTCTACAACGTTCACATCCCTGGTGTGCTCAAATACACGCGTGATTGA